CTCTGAGGAGAGGGGGATATTTTCTTCCTCCATACAGGTGGGATTTGGGGGGCGGCAGGGGTAAGAGGAATGGATTTTGCATCACCAAAGAGAGAGAGCCATGCATTCAAGGAGAGGATTAATTGAGAAAAGAGCGCTCAGTACAAATCGGTATATCGGGTTCTTACGGAGGGTTTAATCTCGGTGATGAAGCTATCCTCAGCAGCATCCTAAAACTAATCCGCTCCTCACTGGATGCCCATATTACCATCTTCTCCAAAGATCCCGCCGACACACTCAAAAGACACCACGTAGAACGGGCTGTTCCGGTTAAAAAACTTACCCGTGAGGAATCGGCAAAAGAGATCGAAAAACTCGACGTTTTGATTCTGGGCGGAGGGGGCATACTGTATGATGCAGATGTAAAATCCTATCTGCGTGAACCACTTATCGCCATCGAAAAAAAGGTCCCCTTTATGGTCTACGCTATCAGTGCCGGACCTCTTTTCGACAACTTCAGACAAAACCTGGTAAAAGACTGTCTCAACAATGCAGATATCATTACAGTCAGGGATCACCACTCAAAACAAATACTTGAAGAGATCGGGGTGAGAAAAGAGATAACGGTTACAGCCGACCCTGCAGTCCTTCTGCAAAGAGAACCCATTGATGAAAACATACTCAAACAAGAGGGCATAAAACCAGGTAAAAAACTTGTGGGAATCTCTGTAAGGGAGCCGGGACTGGCGGCTCCCGATATACAGGAAAAATCCTACCACCTCATACTTGCAAATACCGCCGACTACCTCATAGACAGGTTCAATGTGTTTGTAGTCTTTATCCCAATGGAGAGAAAAGTTCTCGATCTGCAGCACTGTCACGCGGTAATCTCCCTTATGCTTCGCCCCCAGCAAGCAACTGTACTCCAGGGCAAATACACCTCAGGTGAACTTCTCAGCATCCTTTCACATTTCAGCTTTTCCGTAGGCATGAGACTGCATTTTCTTATCTTTTCCGCACTAAACGAAATCCCGCTTGTCGGCCTGCCCTACTCTCCTAAAGTAAACGGTTTTTTGGAAGAGCTGCATCTTGAAATGCCCCCCATCCATCTGGTGAATGCAGGGAGGCTGATTGCCCATATCGATAAAGCCTGGGACAACAAAGTCTCAGTACTGCAGAGAATAAACCGTCACTTGCCGGAACTCAAAGAAAGAGCTCTTATTAACAATCAATTATTACTCAAACTTTTAAGCAAATACCCTTAATCTTCCAAGCATCACAAAGCTCATAACACCATAACTTGAAAAGTGAAAAGCTATACATTCTTTACTGATTTTCTGCGCCTTAAGAGTGCTTTTTCCAATTCTACCATTATAAACAGTACTACTCCTGAGGCAATCATTAAAGGCCAGTGAATTGCCCTCACACCACTTGTTCCAAACAGATTCTGAAACACGGGAAAGTAGGTAAAAAGGAGTTGAAAGAGACTTACAAGCAGAACTGTTATCCATACAGGTTTTGTCGCTTTTATCGCCTTAAGGTTTAGGGATGAACCTTTCAGAAACCGGCTGTTAAACAGGTAAAATATCTCCCCTATGATAAGTGTGTTGACCGCAATTGTCCTGGCGTAATCGACACCTAAATCAGGCTGAAAATTGTGAAAGAAATAAAACAGTCCAAAAGAGGACAGGTTCAAAAGAACAGAAACATATATGATTCTTCCCAGCATGGGTCCTGAAATCAATGGTGATTTAGGATCCCGCGGGGGTTTTTTCATGGCATCTTTTTCCATGGGTTCAAAAGCCAGGGCAAGAGCGAGGGTAACCGCTGTAACCATATTTACCCACAAGATCTGAGCAGGAGTAATGGGTAAGATTGTACCAAGAATTATTGCGGTAATAATGATCAATCCCTGACCGCCGTTTGTGGGCAAAATGAAAAGCAAGGATTTTCTGAGATTATCATAAACCGTTCTCCCCTCCTCGACTGCATTTACAATTGAAGTGAAGTTATCATCTGCCAAAACCATTACAGCAGCTTCTTTTGACGCTTCAGTACCCTTTATCCCCATCGCGATACCGATATCAGCCCTTTTTAGCGCCGGTGCATCATTCACCCCATCTCCGGTCATTGCAGTTACAATACCTTTTTTCTGCAGAGCCTGAACCAGCCTTAGTTTATGCTCGGGACTGACCCTTGCAAACACATCCACACGCTCTGCAATATCCGGCAGCTGGGAATCATCGATTTTATCAAGTTCACTTCCTGATATTACGGTTTTACCATCCCCGATACCGAGCTGTTTTGCAACAGATACAGCTGTAAGCGCATGATCTCCGGTAATCATCTTTACCCTTATACCAGCTTCCCTGCACTCCTGAACAGCAGAAATGGCTTCCTCTCTTGGAGGATCAATAAGCCCGATTATTGCAAGAAGTGAAAAATCATCCTGCACAGCTTTCATATCTATGCTCTCTCTGTTCATTTCACTATCTTTACAGGCTACAGCCAGCAGTCTTAACCCCTTTGAGGCCATCTCTTCACAGCGTTGCTTCCACCATTGAGTATCGATATCCCTTCTCTCATCCCCAAAACCCTGATATTGACATCTCTCAAGAACCCTTTCCGGTGCACCTTTGAGAAAAATTACTCTTGACGGATTTTCCTCAGTTCCGGTTTCATTAAGAGTTGCCATGAATTTGTGTTCCGACTCGAAAGGGATAGTATCGAGTCTTCTGGAATTCTCTAATGAATCGATCCCCCCTTTATTGGCCAGACATATAAGTGCTCCTTCAGTAGGAGCCCCTTCTACAGTCCAGGAATCATTTTCCTCTCTGAGCCGTGAGTCATTACAGAGAAGACAACCATTCAGCAATAATTCCATCATCTCATCCTTCACAGGGTCGATTCTCTTATTTCCAACAGAAAAATGCCCGGAAGGTTTGTAGCCGATACCTGAAATTTCAACCATCTTATCGGGCATCTGAACATGTGTCACCGTCATTTCGCTTTTAGTTAATGTTCCGGTTTTATCCGAGCAGATCACACTCACAGAACCGAGCGTTTCTACCCCCGGCAGCAATCGGATAATGGAGTTTCTTTTTGCCATTCTTTGAACACCGATTGCCAGAATAATGGTGATAACAGCGGGAAGCCCCTCAGGTATTGCTGCTACAGATAAGCCAACCACAGCCAGAAATATTTCCTCAAGTGAGTATCCGCCTATGAAATATCCAGCCATGAATGTGATTGCAGCAAAAAGAAGTATGATTAGGGTAAGTTTACGCCCGAATTTTTCTATCTGCCTGAGAAGAGGAGTGGTGATCGACTTCACTTCAGAGAGCATCCGGTTGATTTTCCCAAGTTCGGTATAGGCTCCGGTTGCAGTTACCACTCCGGTGGCCAGTCCCGAAGAAACGAGTGTCCCTGAATACGCCATCGAAAAGCGGTCTCCAAGCGAAGCACTGCCCCCGACGGGTTCAATCCCTTTTTGCACACTTTCCGATTCACCAGTAAGGGATGCCTCATTTACAGAGAATGATTTAACCGATAGCAGCCTTATATCAGCAGGCACCCTGTCGCCAGATTTGAGCTGAACGATGTCACCTGGAACCAGCTTTTCAGCTTCAATTTCCCCCATCTGCCCATCTCTTTTTACAAGAGCGTGAGATGAGAGCATCTTTTTTACTGCATCGAGAGCTTTTTCTGCTTTTCCCTCCTGCAGGTAGCCTATCAGTCCGTTTATTACCACTACTACCAGAATAATCCAGGTATCAATCCAGTGTCCCAACAACGCGGTAATGACTGCTGCGACAAGCAGAACATAAATCAGGATATTATGGAAGTGTTTAAGAAACTTTAAAACGGGATGAACATCTTTTTTTTCGGGCAATTTATTTAACCCATACTCATCGAGTCTTTTTTGAGCTTCCTGCTGACTCAAACCGTTATGAGAGCTTTTTAAAACATCCAAAACCTTATCAGTATCGTATGAATGCGATTTAGTCAGATCAGTTTTCAAACTGCTAATCATCCGTCACCAACCCCTTATTAAGATGTAAAATTGAGCATTTTAGAAAAGTGTAATATAAGAAAGTCTCAGAGAGTTAACAAAGTAAATTTTAAATTTATATTTCTTTTATCTGTATATGATCCCAAAGCTCAGGGAGTCTGAAGGCAGGGAAAAGCAAGTATATCCTCAAAAAATATTCTTTTTAGTAATAACCAAAACGTCCTTCTGGTAGAACATTTTTACTATTTCATTATAATAGAACACCCAGTTCAGGTATGAAAATGGTGATAAACGTTTCGGCATTTTATTGGAATTGAAGCAAATTATTTTTCAGATTATCATATTCCTTTGTAATTTTTTCGACATGAGTTGTTGCAGTAAACAAATCACCCTTTTTACATGCGGCTTCAATTGCCTTAGCGATTTCTGCGATTCTCTCAGCACTGATATTTGATGATGATCCTTTCAGTTTATGTGCTTGTTTTGCCATATGCTCCAAATCTTTTTTCTCGGCAAACTCTTTTAGCAATTCTAACTGAGGCGGGAACTCTTCAACAAAAAGATTTGAAATAGTCATTGCCAGTTCCCTGTCTCCCATCATACGTTCAATGAACGATTTGGTATTCAGGACCGGAAAAAAATCGAAACTCTCTCCTTCAACTGTTTCTTTATGTTCTGCAAACTGAACATCATCAGCAAGCCACTTCTCGATTTTACTTTCTATAATTTCCGGTGAAACAGGTTTGGCAACATAATCATTCATCCCCGCCTTCAGGTATTTTTCTTTATCCTCTTTCATGGCATGAGCAGTCATTGCAATCACAGGAATATCTTTTGTCCTTTCACCAGCTATACCTGAACGGATCAGTTCAACCGCTCTTACTCCGTCCATTTCAGGCATCTGAATATCCATCAACACCAGATCATAATGTGATAACTTGAGTGCATCCAGGGCCTCTTTTCCATTCATTACAGCATCGATTCTGTAACCAAGTTTTTCAACAATTTTGGTTGCAACAATCTGGTTTACCTGATTATCCTCAGCCAAAAGAATCCTTTTTTTTCTGTGTTTGGATTCCGATAAGGTATGCTTTGTTATAGAGGTTTTTTGCCTTTCATCAGAGGATTTTGTATCCTGTGTAAGTGCCATTTCCATACATTCCCAGAGGGAATTTTCACGAAGAGGTTTAGTCAGATATCCGGAAAATCCTGACTGTCTGAATTTTTGGATATCACCCCTGTTACATACAGATGTCATCATTATAAGAATCGTATCGTTTATATCGGGACTATTTACGATTTCTTTCCCCAGCATCCAGCCATCAATTTGCGGCATAAGCATATCGATCAGAGCAATTTTATAGGGGGCATTTTTTTGTGCTGCTTTGTGCATCAGCTCAAGAGCTTTTTTGGCTCCTTCAGCTTCATCATAGCTACATCCCCATTTTGACAACAGAGTTGTAATCATAAACCTGTTTGTTTCCTGATCATCCACCACAAGTACCTTAATTCCTTCAAGACCAGTTTTGAGCTGTAAATCTGTAGTTGTACAGTCATGATTTTTCCCAAATTTTGCAGTAAACCAGAATCTCGAACCATCCCCTTCTTTACTTTCAAGGCCGATTTGACCACCCATAAGCTCACAAATTCTTTTTGAAATTACAAGGCCAAGTCCGGTACCACCATATTTGCGCGTGACTGAGCCATCCACCTGCGTGAAAGGAGAGAAGAGTAAGCTCTGTTTTTCTTTGTTAATACCAATACCGGTATCAATAATTTCAAACCTCATGACTACCTCATTTTCAAGTTCATCCTCAATGCTGATATGTACTTCAACTTTACCTTGATCGGTGAATTTAAGAGCATTGCCCACAAGATTGGTTATGATTTGTCTTAGTCTTCCAGGATCGCCTTCAAGAAAAGGAGGTACAGCAGGTTCAATCATAAGGATAAGTTCCAATCCCTTTTCATGAGCTTTGAATTCCATAATTTCCATTATATCTTCAATACATACACGCAGATTGAAAGTAACATTTTCAATTTCGAGTTTTCCGGCTTCTATTCTCGACAGATCAAGTATATCGTTTATCAGTCGTAACAGTGTTTCTCCACTTTTCTGGATCATCTGTGCGAATTTTCTCTGTTCTGAGTTTAGCTCAGTGTCCAGAAAAAGCCCGGCCATACCGATAACACCATTCATTGGAGTACGTATTTCATGACTCATATTGGCAAGGAACTCAGATTTGGCCATACTGGCCATCTCAGCTTTCGAAGCCATCATGTTAGCACGCATTGTAGCCTCTTCAAGCTGCATGTTTGTTTCAAGAAGATTCTGTTCATTTCTTTTGCGCTCTGTTATGTCACGGGCAATATGTACACACCCCAAAAGTTCTCTGTTTTCACCCATCAGAGGTGAAACAGTGACAGAAAAAATGCCATTAAACTGAGGTATTTCCATTTCCCTTGTATGAACGAAACCATCTTTCAGGACATTGCTGAAGGGACAATTTTCTGGAGGACATTTTTCTCCATGAACATGGGTAAAGCAGCAGGCTCCAGTAATTTGATTTGGTGATTTTCCCAAATACTCTGACATTGCCTTGTTTGCTCTGAGGACCCTGTGATTTTTATCAAGTATGGCAATAAGATCCGGAACAGCATCAAAGGTCCTCTCCCATTCCTCTTTTGCCATCAGAAGTTTCATTTCAGTTTCTTTACGTCCCGTTATATCAGTGTGAGAACCGGCCATACGAAACGGTTTGCCCTTCTCATCTCTGAGTGCTTGTCCCCTGGCAAGAATCCAGCGATATGTTCCGTCTTTGTGCTGATACCTGAATTCTGTTTCGTATGTATCAATATCCCCTTTAAGGTATCGATCTATGTAGTTTTTAACCCGGAGCAAATCGTCAGGATGAAGGAATCTTTCAAAGGTGGCAAACTCATTTGGCAGCTCATGATCTTTATACCCTATTATCTCTTTCCATCTGGGAGAAAGGTATAATTCACCGGTACGAAGATCCCAATCCCAAATTCCGTCTCTGGATCCTCTTATGGAGAGTTCAAAAAGTTCATTCTTATCCTGAAGTTCCTTTCTTATCTGTCTTCGCTCAATGAAATTTCTAAGCTGAAGAGCAATAAGGTCAATCAGTTTTTCCTCTTCTTTGAGAAACGGCTTTTCCTCATTTTGTTCCCTGTTGAGATAACATATTATCAATTTTCCCTCTATACTATTTTTAACAGACAAATCCCTTTTCATACTCCATTTGGTTTCAATGAAATTTTCAGATTTATAAATGTTGCCAAACAGAGAGATCATTGCACATGTGTCATTATCAAAAATCATGGCACCGGGAATAAGCTGAGTAACTTTTTGCATAACCTGATCGAAATCAGCTTCCGGCTCATCTATTACAAGTGATATATCACTTAAACATTTCAGTTCTTTCACCCTCTGCGCCAAGGCGTCAGTCTGTTTTTTCAGGTTTTCACGCATGCAGTACTCTTCTGTCACATCTCTGAAAACAAGTACAGCACCCATGACCTCTTCATCGAGATTTTTTACCGGTGCGCAACTGTCGGCAATCTGGTACTCAGTTCCATTTTTTGAAATAAGGAGAGTGTGATTAGCAAGCTCAAGGGTTTCACCTGTGGAGAGGACCTTTTCGATCGGGTTGAAAGCAGGTGAACGATCCCTTGCATCTACAATCCTGAAAACCTCATTGAAGGGTCTTCCATAAGCCTCCTGGCTACTCCAGCCTGTGAGTGCCTCAGCCACACAGTTGATGCTATTTACATTTCCCAATTGATCGGTACAGATAACACCATCGCCCATCGAACGCAATGTTGCTTCGAAGCGTTCTTTAAGTATCTTCTGTTCCTCTTCGGCCATTTTCTGATCGGTAATATCCTGCACAATCCCCTTAGAGCGAAGTGGTTTGTTTTGTGCGTCAAACTCAGTACTGCAGATCTCCTTCACCCACTTTATCCTTCCATCCTTCATGAGCAACCGGTGTACAATTTCATAAGGCGTTTGATTTTGAAGAGATCCATTGTATGCTTCATCAACAATTTCCCTGTCTTCAGGATGAATTACATGAAGGAAAGCATCATAGGAAGCACCAAAACATGACGAATCGATCTCAAAGATTTCGAATATCTCTTCTGACCATTGGAGAGCACCACTTTGACAATCAAGATCCCATCTTCCCATGCGCGCGATTTTTTCTGCCTGGATAAGATCATCCATATTCTCCCGAAGCTTTTTTTCCATTCTTTTCCGGTCGGTTATGTCAAATTTATACTCTGTAACCAACCAATCCCCACTTGAGTTTTGGAAAGGGATTGTATGACATTCAACGATACGGTTGTCTTCTTTGGGCATTGTCTGTTCCCTAACCACCCTTTTTTTAGTTTCCAGAGCCTGGGGTATTCCACAGGTCTGGCATGGTTTGTCAGCATCTCTGAAATAGGTATAGCATTTTTTCCCATCCGGTTTTCCATAAATTTTTTCCCAGGTAGAATTGACATATTTCAAATTGTAATTTGTATCAATAATATCGATACCGGTTTTTGTAGATTGTAATATGAATTCAATATGATTCATCTGCTCTTTCAATTCCTCACGCAACCTGTACTCTTCAGAGACATTTCTGAACACCAGTACAGCTCCTACAATACTCCCATCTACAGATCGTATAGGAGCACAACTATCGGCAATGTGTATCTCTTCACCATTCTTTGCAATGAGAACAGTATGATTGGCCAGCTCAACGGATTTTCCTGTTTGCAACACTTTTTGTACGGGATTGAAAGCGGGAGAGCGGTCACAGGCATCTATGATGTTAAATACCTTTGTGAATTTAACCCCGCGGACTTCATAATCACTCCAGCCTGTGAGGGTTTCTGCAACTTTGTTCAGAGCTGTTACATTAGATTCTGTGTCAACCGAAATAACTCCATCCCCCATTGATTTAAGAGTGGCCTCAAGGTATTCCGTAAGTTCGTTTTGCTTAGCTATGTAAGAGTTTATCTTGCTGTCGGTTATGCCGAGTACCTTGTAAAAAAACAAAAACAGCACAGTTAAGAGAAAGGTAGCTGTATAAAAAACAATCCATTTCATTTGGGCAAAATCGCCCTGCAGATCTGTAATGTCAAGTATTTTTATCAAGTGCCCTATTTCCTCCCCGGACACATCAGTAACAGGTGTGACCATTACACGTACAAAGAGGTCATCAAAGGATACTTTTTCAGACAACTTACCCTTAAGATTTTCTGATTCAACAATGAATTGTTCCAGTTCCTGAGGATAATGGTCCTGGGAATAGTAGATCAAAGCTTTTTCAGAAAAGCGTTTCCAGTTATAATCCCTTCCAAGCATTTTCATGCCAGACAACCAGTCTTCTTTAACAAGTTCTGATTTATTTATTGCAACAGCCAATTCAATATTATCTTGCTTATGAGCAGAGAGAAAAATGTCCTCTATCTCTTTACCAAGCTCTATAAACCCTATAACCCGCTCCTGCACGATCACAGGCTTAACAGATCTTAATGTAAATGTTCCAAGTGGTCCAAGCTCCCAACCTGAAGAGATCTGCCGTGTGGCCTTGGCCTCAAGTGCTGTGAAACGGTTGATTGTATCGCCTCTTTTTTCAGGATTATGAACACGGAGAAAACATACGAGTGCGGAGTCGAGAAAATATAGGTGCGTAATCTGACTTTTTTCTTTGAACTGGGTGAACACATTTTCAAACTCTTCATAGAGACCAAATTTATCTTTTGAAGCGAGAGCTGGTCCCAAATCTGAACTGTTCACTATGTTTACAAGCAGCATTTCAAGCATTCGCGTTTCCCTGGTCTTTATCTCATAAAGATTTG
The sequence above is drawn from the Chitinispirillum alkaliphilum genome and encodes:
- a CDS encoding polysaccharide pyruvyl transferase yields the protein MRKERSVQIGISGSYGGFNLGDEAILSSILKLIRSSLDAHITIFSKDPADTLKRHHVERAVPVKKLTREESAKEIEKLDVLILGGGGILYDADVKSYLREPLIAIEKKVPFMVYAISAGPLFDNFRQNLVKDCLNNADIITVRDHHSKQILEEIGVRKEITVTADPAVLLQREPIDENILKQEGIKPGKKLVGISVREPGLAAPDIQEKSYHLILANTADYLIDRFNVFVVFIPMERKVLDLQHCHAVISLMLRPQQATVLQGKYTSGELLSILSHFSFSVGMRLHFLIFSALNEIPLVGLPYSPKVNGFLEELHLEMPPIHLVNAGRLIAHIDKAWDNKVSVLQRINRHLPELKERALINNQLLLKLLSKYP
- a CDS encoding calcium-transporting P-type ATPase; the protein is MISSLKTDLTKSHSYDTDKVLDVLKSSHNGLSQQEAQKRLDEYGLNKLPEKKDVHPVLKFLKHFHNILIYVLLVAAVITALLGHWIDTWIILVVVVINGLIGYLQEGKAEKALDAVKKMLSSHALVKRDGQMGEIEAEKLVPGDIVQLKSGDRVPADIRLLSVKSFSVNEASLTGESESVQKGIEPVGGSASLGDRFSMAYSGTLVSSGLATGVVTATGAYTELGKINRMLSEVKSITTPLLRQIEKFGRKLTLIILLFAAITFMAGYFIGGYSLEEIFLAVVGLSVAAIPEGLPAVITIILAIGVQRMAKRNSIIRLLPGVETLGSVSVICSDKTGTLTKSEMTVTHVQMPDKMVEISGIGYKPSGHFSVGNKRIDPVKDEMMELLLNGCLLCNDSRLREENDSWTVEGAPTEGALICLANKGGIDSLENSRRLDTIPFESEHKFMATLNETGTEENPSRVIFLKGAPERVLERCQYQGFGDERRDIDTQWWKQRCEEMASKGLRLLAVACKDSEMNRESIDMKAVQDDFSLLAIIGLIDPPREEAISAVQECREAGIRVKMITGDHALTAVSVAKQLGIGDGKTVISGSELDKIDDSQLPDIAERVDVFARVSPEHKLRLVQALQKKGIVTAMTGDGVNDAPALKRADIGIAMGIKGTEASKEAAVMVLADDNFTSIVNAVEEGRTVYDNLRKSLLFILPTNGGQGLIIITAIILGTILPITPAQILWVNMVTAVTLALALAFEPMEKDAMKKPPRDPKSPLISGPMLGRIIYVSVLLNLSSFGLFYFFHNFQPDLGVDYARTIAVNTLIIGEIFYLFNSRFLKGSSLNLKAIKATKPVWITVLLVSLFQLLFTYFPVFQNLFGTSGVRAIHWPLMIASGVVLFIMVELEKALLRRRKSVKNV
- a CDS encoding multi-sensor hybrid histidine kinase, with product MISSKTFGLIKNVITGKRSTEEVKENRTVRKKLLLPFTLISLILVSGFSFTLFTMWENWQTQKTATIFEKTMSNLYEIKTRETRMLEMLLVNIVNSSDLGPALASKDKFGLYEEFENVFTQFKEKSQITHLYFLDSALVCFLRVHNPEKRGDTINRFTALEAKATRQISSGWELGPLGTFTLRSVKPVIVQERVIGFIELGKEIEDIFLSAHKQDNIELAVAINKSELVKEDWLSGMKMLGRDYNWKRFSEKALIYYSQDHYPQELEQFIVESENLKGKLSEKVSFDDLFVRVMVTPVTDVSGEEIGHLIKILDITDLQGDFAQMKWIVFYTATFLLTVLFLFFYKVLGITDSKINSYIAKQNELTEYLEATLKSMGDGVISVDTESNVTALNKVAETLTGWSDYEVRGVKFTKVFNIIDACDRSPAFNPVQKVLQTGKSVELANHTVLIAKNGEEIHIADSCAPIRSVDGSIVGAVLVFRNVSEEYRLREELKEQMNHIEFILQSTKTGIDIIDTNYNLKYVNSTWEKIYGKPDGKKCYTYFRDADKPCQTCGIPQALETKKRVVREQTMPKEDNRIVECHTIPFQNSSGDWLVTEYKFDITDRKRMEKKLRENMDDLIQAEKIARMGRWDLDCQSGALQWSEEIFEIFEIDSSCFGASYDAFLHVIHPEDREIVDEAYNGSLQNQTPYEIVHRLLMKDGRIKWVKEICSTEFDAQNKPLRSKGIVQDITDQKMAEEEQKILKERFEATLRSMGDGVICTDQLGNVNSINCVAEALTGWSSQEAYGRPFNEVFRIVDARDRSPAFNPIEKVLSTGETLELANHTLLISKNGTEYQIADSCAPVKNLDEEVMGAVLVFRDVTEEYCMRENLKKQTDALAQRVKELKCLSDISLVIDEPEADFDQVMQKVTQLIPGAMIFDNDTCAMISLFGNIYKSENFIETKWSMKRDLSVKNSIEGKLIICYLNREQNEEKPFLKEEEKLIDLIALQLRNFIERRQIRKELQDKNELFELSIRGSRDGIWDWDLRTGELYLSPRWKEIIGYKDHELPNEFATFERFLHPDDLLRVKNYIDRYLKGDIDTYETEFRYQHKDGTYRWILARGQALRDEKGKPFRMAGSHTDITGRKETEMKLLMAKEEWERTFDAVPDLIAILDKNHRVLRANKAMSEYLGKSPNQITGACCFTHVHGEKCPPENCPFSNVLKDGFVHTREMEIPQFNGIFSVTVSPLMGENRELLGCVHIARDITERKRNEQNLLETNMQLEEATMRANMMASKAEMASMAKSEFLANMSHEIRTPMNGVIGMAGLFLDTELNSEQRKFAQMIQKSGETLLRLINDILDLSRIEAGKLEIENVTFNLRVCIEDIMEIMEFKAHEKGLELILMIEPAVPPFLEGDPGRLRQIITNLVGNALKFTDQGKVEVHISIEDELENEVVMRFEIIDTGIGINKEKQSLLFSPFTQVDGSVTRKYGGTGLGLVISKRICELMGGQIGLESKEGDGSRFWFTAKFGKNHDCTTTDLQLKTGLEGIKVLVVDDQETNRFMITTLLSKWGCSYDEAEGAKKALELMHKAAQKNAPYKIALIDMLMPQIDGWMLGKEIVNSPDINDTILIMMTSVCNRGDIQKFRQSGFSGYLTKPLRENSLWECMEMALTQDTKSSDERQKTSITKHTLSESKHRKKRILLAEDNQVNQIVATKIVEKLGYRIDAVMNGKEALDALKLSHYDLVLMDIQMPEMDGVRAVELIRSGIAGERTKDIPVIAMTAHAMKEDKEKYLKAGMNDYVAKPVSPEIIESKIEKWLADDVQFAEHKETVEGESFDFFPVLNTKSFIERMMGDRELAMTISNLFVEEFPPQLELLKEFAEKKDLEHMAKQAHKLKGSSSNISAERIAEIAKAIEAACKKGDLFTATTHVEKITKEYDNLKNNLLQFQ